Proteins from a genomic interval of Cheilinus undulatus linkage group 15, ASM1832078v1, whole genome shotgun sequence:
- the si:dkey-229b18.3 gene encoding uncharacterized protein si:dkey-229b18.3 — translation MAGDCAHTNAHYTSIKAFYPSKPWSDGDGDRTREMEAAGNSAGRGPPARWSSNFEMIDGLLYRKKLEKGFINYREVLDEDRRHEALSTFHRRRRPGQQHLSLEETYKCVAENYWWEGMYFQIRDFVLSCPECKSQRNKKTEEQGGRGCVTKTMASHGADMLSKLRSQREAGLFCDITLRTNGRSYSAHRAVLAAVSDHFQEIFTDMDSSMTADIDLTGFSEDGLLSLLEFSYSSTLCVRQEDLPEVIAMARHLGMWPAVEACSALMKEQEEKLHPGRGFTPACQRQQRENKKKEVWSLEDAMDNSFSLTLDASDESFEESPRRNLRRTPKSQSHNGLPLSPTHRMKLMDFKSPSSKKATTPRHAISSLRSHSHSPVSPSNTRLLRSTPGAAKEVQRFLPKPETPRRNKKPHPISRLSCPSRMRPGAGCSPVRVKQEVEEVGEDEEDYARAQEKYKLMNVLGLQRTALLPRPEDLIGWRQKKRLRKLKANNYSLTKRRKPRSTSPGLPFGDVTLSLPLCNPINSRLLSKSGKSKPLSLISNDQSSKRPKIISRHVPPSDRSMRSKGVLPDMFLPASMVSLGGRELRRSVRKGDGAHSSLQQPLRRKTNKTLVRKPVRIKQEPVDYSISGLSLPSNNRRGSTPHKSPPKQNSQSRNMVSVETVRVLRYNSGRSAAKAKLRRGSVRVVEKSKCKAREEGRKVEGPGHQGVMDTRPRTKVSEPCGLQFSEQAPPPSIYNHPLYKVIKEEPAEPVPVGGGPFSDPPSPDLGKRQSKPPIKLLDSGFLFSFCRPAGGAMAGLKREEESVDICLTRSVSQVGERFGVKESPHRALRARVPPTLSVVKREKEERSVSQSKVQRPRPSSRNNTLHPNKTVSSKAKLTIPKQQGSPLPLSSRSCVMMDAVRRARLKQLRGPRSQVPKLPKAAHACLQCPASYKDCDALIMHRLRHIEGKHWPCLLCSKTFFRLRNVRNHIRTHDPKLYKCRSCIISGS, via the exons ATGGCCGGTGACTGCGCCCACACCAATGCTCATTACACGAGCATAAAGGCGTTTTATCCGTCCAAACCCTGGTCGGATGGAGACGGAGACAGAACCAGAGAGATGGAGGCTGCAGGGAACTCTGCAGGGCGTGGACCCCCTGCACGGTGGTCGTCCAACTTTGAGATGATAGACGGGCTGCTTTACCGCAAGAAGCTTGAGAAGGGCTTCATCAACTATCGGGAGGTTTTGGATGAGGACAGGAGACACGAGGCCCTGTCCACCTTTCACCGGAGGAGGCGGCCTGGCCAGCAGCACCTCTCTCTGGAGGAGACTTACAAATGCGTGGCTGAAAACTACTGGTGGGAGG GGATGTACTTCCAGATCAGAGATTTTGTCTTGTCCTGTCCAGAATGTAAAAGCCAGCGCAACAAGAAGACTGAG GAGCAGGGTGGCAGAGGATGTGTCACCAAGACGATGGCGTCACATGGCGCTGACATGCTGAGCAAGCTGAGGAGTCAGCGGGAGGCGGGGCTGTTCTGTGACATCACCCTGCGGACAAATGGGAGATCGTACTCAGCCCACAGAGCCGTGCTGGCGGCCGTCAGCGATCACTTCCAGGAAATCTTCACAGACATGGATTCAAGCATGACAGCGGacatagatctcactg GCTTCAGTGAGGACGGCCTCCTGTCTCTGCTGGAGTTCTCTTACTCCTCCACTCTGTGCGTTCGCCAGGAGGACTTACCTGAGGTCATCGCCATGGCCCGCCACCTGGGCATGTGGCCCGCAGTGGAGGCTTGCTCTGCTCTCATGAAAGAACAGGAAGAGAAACTCCATCCTGGCAGAGGATTTACCCCTGCCTGTCAGCGCCAGCAGagggaaaacaaaaagaaagaggtCTGGAGTTTGGAGGACGCTATGGACAACAGCTTTAGTCTAACTCTGGATGCATCAGATGAGTCTTTTGAAGAAAGTCCAAGGCGCAATTTGCGAAGGACTCCAAAATCCCAAAGCCATAATGGTCTCCCTCTGAGTCCTACACACAGGATGAAGCTCATGGACTTTAAATCTCCCTCATCAAAGAAAGCCACTACACCCCGACACGCCATATCGTCCCTACGGTCCCACAGCCACTCACCTGTGTCGCCATCAAACACCCGTCTTCTCCGCTCCACTCCTGGAGCCGCTAAGGAGGTTCAAAGATTTCTACCGAAGCCCGAAACTCCTCGACGGAACAAAAAACCTCACCCTATCAGCCGGCTCTCGTGCCCCTCCAGGATGAGGCCGGGCGCGGGGTGCAGCCCTGTGAGGGTGAagcaggaggtggaggaggttggagaggatgaggaggattATGCAAGGGCCCAGGAGAAATACAAGCTGATGAATGTTCTTGGCTTACAGAGGACCGCCCTCCTCCCCAGACCAGAagatctgattggctggagaCAAAAGAAACGACTAAGGAAGCTGAAGGCCAACAACTACTCTCTAACAAAGAGGCGGAAACCTCGCTCCACCTCACCAGGACTGCCGTTCGGGGATGTGACCCTGTCGCTCCCACTCTGTAACCCCATTAACTCTCGCCTACTTAGCAAGTCGGGAAAGTCAAAGCCGCTGAGTCTCATCAGCAATGATCAGTCTTCAAAGAGGCCAAAGATCATTTCCAGACATGTCCCCCCCAGTGACAGGAGCATGAGGAGCAAAGGTGTTCTACCTGACATGTTCCTGCCTGCATCCATGGTGTCCCTCGGTGGGAGAGAGCTCAGACGCTCTGTGAGGAAAGGTGATGGTGCCCACTCTTCTTTACAGCAACCTCTGCGACGCAAAACCAACAAAACTCTGGTGAGAAAACCAGTAAGGATCAAGCAAGAACCAGTTGACTACTCCATCTCAGGTCTTTCACTTCCATCAAACAATCGCCGTGGCAGCACGCCACACAAATCCCCGCCCAAGCAGAATTCACAGAGTAGAAATATGGTCAGTGTGGAGACGGTCAGAGTGCTGCGTTACAACAGCGGCCGATCAGCAGCAAAGGCTAAGCTAAGACGAGGCTCCGTAAGAGTAGTGGAAAAGTCCAAGTGTAAGGCCAGAGAAGAGGGGAGGAAGGTTGAGGGCCCGGGGCATCAGGGAGTCATGGACACCAGGCCAAGAACAAAGGTTAGTGAACCCTGTGGGCTCCAGTTTTCCGAGCAGGCACCTCCACCTTCCATCTACAACCACCCTCTCTACAAAGTCATCAAAGAGGAGCCAGCAGAGCCTGTGCCAGTGGGTGGTGGACCCTTCTCCGATCCGCCATCACCTGACCTGGGCAAGCGCCAGAGCAAGCCCCCCATCAAGCTCCTTGACTCAGGCTTTCTATTCAGCTTTTGTCGACCAGCAGGGGGTGCAATGGCGGGGctaaagagagaagaggagagcgTGGATATCTGCTTGACACGTTCGGTGTCACAAGTAGGGGAAAGATTTGGAGTGAAGGAGTCTCCTCACAGGGCACTAAGAGCCAGAGTGCCCCCCACCCTGTCTGTGgtgaagagagagaaggaggagaggagcgtGAGCCAAAGCAAGGTGCAGAGACCCCGGCCAAGCTCTCGAAACAACACTCTTCACCCAAACAAGACCGTCAGTTCAAAGGCCAAACTCACCATACCAAAG CAACAAGGTTCACCCCTCCCTCTGAGCAGCAGGAGCTGTGTCATGATGGATGCTGTACGTCGGGCAAGACTAAAGCAGCTCCGAGGCCCTCGTAGTCAAGTCCCCAAACTCCCAAAGGCAGCCCATGCTTGCCTCCAGTGCCCTGCCTCTTACAAAGACTGTGATGCTCTGATCATGCATCGCCTCAGGCACATTGAGGGCAAGCACTGGCCATGTCTG CTCTGCAGTAAGACGTTTTTCCGACTGAGGAATGTAAGAAACCACATCCGCACCCATGACCCCAAGTTGTACAAATGCCGTAGCTGTATCATTTCTGGCTCTTGA